Proteins encoded together in one Coffea arabica cultivar ET-39 chromosome 2c, Coffea Arabica ET-39 HiFi, whole genome shotgun sequence window:
- the LOC140035465 gene encoding uncharacterized protein isoform X2, which translates to MMDSLLINSRFDAFAFHLSKSNLKSLESLHSLSGFNFQNSNKLKSRSVLTDTNNPRNPNSNWGIYRSPLRKRPFSAFLPIIRKIKDIALKASKIKWASSFQGCSSLEALPCEFEGKFSQNGAIGIALLSVTSTAKVKISPFVATLAANPTFVSGLFAWAIAQSIKVFLNFWVERKWDLRIMFASGGMPSSHSALCTALTTSVAICHGVADSLFPVCLWFSLIVMYDAIGVRRHAGMQAEGHPISQRKLKELLGHTPSQVVAGALLGSIVAWICCQGCAIAM; encoded by the exons ATGATGGACTCGCTTCTAATAAACTCCCGATTCGACGCCTTCGCCTTCCATCTATCCAAGTCAAACCTCAAGTCTCTAGAGTCCCTCCATTCCCTCTCGGGtttcaatttccagaattcCAATAAATTGAAAAGCCGCTCAGTTCTGACAGACACAAATAATCCTCGAAACCCGAATTCAAACTGGGGAATCTATAGGTCGCCATTAAGAAAGAGACCCTTTTCAGCTTTCCTTCCAATCATCAGGAAAATAAAAGATATCGCATTAAAAGCCTCAAAGATCAAATGGGCATCCAGCTTTCAGGGTTGTAGCAGCCTTGAGGCTTTGCCGTGTGAATTTGAGGGAAAATTTTCGCAAAATGGAGCCATTGGTATAGCTCTGTTGAGTGTGACGTCAACAGCAAAGGTTAAAATAAGTCCCTTTGTGGCTACGTTAGCTGCGAACCCGACTTTTGTTTCGGGACTTTTTGCTTGGGCAATAGCGCAGTCTATTAAAGTTTTCTTGAACTTTTGGGTGGAGAGGAAATGGGATTTGAGGATAATGTTTGCTTCTGGAGGAATGCCATCATCTCATTCCGCATTGTGCACTGCATTGACTACTTCAGTGGCTATCTGTCATGGAGTTGCAGATTCGTTATTTCCGGTCTGTTTGTGGTTTAGTTTGATAGTCATGTATGATGCAATTGGTGTCAGAAGACATGCTGGGATGCAAGCAGAG GGTCATCCTATTAGTCAGAGAAAGCTTAAGGAGCTTCTTGGGCACACTCCATCCCAGGTGGTTGCTGGAGCTTTGCTTGGAAGTATTGTTGCTTGGATCTGTTGTCAGGGCTGTGCTATTGCTATGTGA
- the LOC140035465 gene encoding uncharacterized protein isoform X1, which translates to MMDSLLINSRFDAFAFHLSKSNLKSLESLHSLSGFNFQNSNKLKSRSVLTDTNNPRNPNSNWGIYRSPLRKRPFSAFLPIIRKIKDIALKASKIKWASSFQGCSSLEALPCEFEGKFSQNGAIGIALLSVTSTAKVKISPFVATLAANPTFVSGLFAWAIAQSIKVFLNFWVERKWDLRIMFASGGMPSSHSALCTALTTSVAICHGVADSLFPVCLWFSLIVMYDAIGVRRHAGMQAEVLNVIIQDLFQGHPISQRKLKELLGHTPSQVVAGALLGSIVAWICCQGCAIAM; encoded by the exons ATGATGGACTCGCTTCTAATAAACTCCCGATTCGACGCCTTCGCCTTCCATCTATCCAAGTCAAACCTCAAGTCTCTAGAGTCCCTCCATTCCCTCTCGGGtttcaatttccagaattcCAATAAATTGAAAAGCCGCTCAGTTCTGACAGACACAAATAATCCTCGAAACCCGAATTCAAACTGGGGAATCTATAGGTCGCCATTAAGAAAGAGACCCTTTTCAGCTTTCCTTCCAATCATCAGGAAAATAAAAGATATCGCATTAAAAGCCTCAAAGATCAAATGGGCATCCAGCTTTCAGGGTTGTAGCAGCCTTGAGGCTTTGCCGTGTGAATTTGAGGGAAAATTTTCGCAAAATGGAGCCATTGGTATAGCTCTGTTGAGTGTGACGTCAACAGCAAAGGTTAAAATAAGTCCCTTTGTGGCTACGTTAGCTGCGAACCCGACTTTTGTTTCGGGACTTTTTGCTTGGGCAATAGCGCAGTCTATTAAAGTTTTCTTGAACTTTTGGGTGGAGAGGAAATGGGATTTGAGGATAATGTTTGCTTCTGGAGGAATGCCATCATCTCATTCCGCATTGTGCACTGCATTGACTACTTCAGTGGCTATCTGTCATGGAGTTGCAGATTCGTTATTTCCGGTCTGTTTGTGGTTTAGTTTGATAGTCATGTATGATGCAATTGGTGTCAGAAGACATGCTGGGATGCAAGCAGAG GTTCTGAATGTGATTATTCAAGACTTATTCCAGGGTCATCCTATTAGTCAGAGAAAGCTTAAGGAGCTTCTTGGGCACACTCCATCCCAGGTGGTTGCTGGAGCTTTGCTTGGAAGTATTGTTGCTTGGATCTGTTGTCAGGGCTGTGCTATTGCTATGTGA
- the LOC140035467 gene encoding phosphatidylinositol 4-kinase gamma 4-like — MSSAGVVVISPIRSEGSVVLSPLLSPLMDSQESVWIYLAMSGSVVPMRVLASDSIESVKLRIQTCKGFVVKNQKLVCGGRELARSNSLVKDYGVSDGNVLHLVLRLSDLQSIHVRTACGKEFTFHVERNRDVAYVKHQISKTKNGINDIEDQEVMCNGERLEDQKLINDICKHNDAVIHLFVRKSAKIRARPVETNFELSIVAPKLKKAREYDVNREVGSGKVTDQSPFVPRKPPDREIILQPVIVNPKIELPLALKELINSAIEGLEAGSDPVRSSEGTGGAYFMLDSSQSKHLAVFKPTDEEPMAVNNPRDLPLSVDGEGLKKGTRVGEGALRECAAYILDHPKSGRRSFSGEDKGFSGVPLTCMVRCLHKKFNHPGGVNMKIGSLQLFTENNGSCEDWGPSDFPVEEVHKIAVLDVRLANADRHSGNILVSKGDDGKTALIPIDHGYCLPESFEDCTFDWLYWPQARKPFSPETINYIKSLDAEEDIALLKFYGWDIPVKCARILRISTMLLKKGAERGLTPFVIGNMMCRKRLNEESMIEEMVQEAMDSVLPGSTEGAFLECVSTIMDRRLNEMV; from the exons ATGTCGTCAGCGGGTGTTGTTGTAATTAGTCCAATCCGAAGTGAGGGATCTGTGGTACTTTCACCACTATTATCACCTCTAATGGATAGCCAGGAGTCCGTTTGGATATACCTTGCTATGTCTGGGTCCGTGGTCCCAATGAGGGTCCTGGCATCCGATTCTATTGAATCCGTGAAGTTGCGGATTCAGACTTGCAAAGGGTTTGTGGtgaaaaatcagaaattggtgTGTGGAGGCCGAGAATTGGCCAGGAGCAATTCTCTAGTTAAGGATTATGGAGTGAGCGATGGGAATGTTCTGCACTTGGTTCTCCGACTTTCTGATCTTCAATCTATTCACGTGAGGACTGCCTGTGGGAAAGAGTTCACCTTTCATGTTGAGAGGAACCGTGATGTTGCTTATGTCAAACATCAGATTTCCAAGACTAAGAATGGTATAAATGACATTGAGGATCAAGAGGTCATGTGCAATGGTGAGAGGCTTGAGGATCAGAAGCTCATTAACGATATTTGCAAGCATAATGATGCTGTCATTCATTTGTTTGTGCGAAAATCTGCTAAAATTAGGGCCAGGCCTGTTGAGACAAACTTTGAGTTGTCCATAGTTGCACCTAAATTGAAAAAAGCGAGAGAGTATGATGTGAACAGAGAAGTTGGTTCTGGGAAGGTAACAGATCAAAGTCCTTTTGTTCCTAGGAAGCCTCCAGATAGGGAGATTATTTTGCAGCCTGTAATTGTTAACCCGAAGATTGAATTACCTTTGGCTCTCAAGGAACTGATAAATTCCGCCATTGAAGGGTTAGAGGCGGGGAGTGATCCGGTGAGGTCCTCTGAGGGCACAGGAGGAGCATATTTTATGTTGGATTCATCACAAAGTAAGCATCTGGCAGTTTTTAAGCCAACTGATGAGGAGCCTATGGCTGTGAATAACCCCCGAGATCTGCCTCTCTCTGTTGATGGTGAAGGACTTAAGAAAGGAACGAGAGTAGGAGAAGGTGCGTTGAGGGAATGCGCTGCCTATATTTTGGATCATCCAAAGAGTGGTCGGCGCTCGTTTTCAGGTGAGGATAAGGGTTTTTCTGGGGTGCCACTTACTTGTATGGTTAGGTGTCTGCATAAGAAGTTTAATCATCCGGGTGGAGTAAATATGAAGATTGGGTCCTTGCAGTTGTTCACGGAAAATAATGGAAGCTGTGAGGATTGGGGTCCTAGTGATTTCCCAGTGGAAGAGGTACATAAAATTGCAGTGTTGGACGTGAGATTGGCTAATGCTGACAGGCATAGTGGAAACATTTTGGTCAGCAAAGGTGATGATGGCAAGACTGCACTGATTCCAATTGATCATGGTTACTGCTTGCCTGAAAGT TTTGAAGATTGCACATTTGATTGGCTGTACTGGCCACAAGCTCGTAAACCTTTCAGTCCTGAGACCATTAACTACATTAAATCACTGGATGCTGAAGAAGATATTGCCTTGCTGAAGTTCTATGGGTGGGATATACCTGTTAAATGTGCGAGGATACTACGCATATCCACCATGCTTCTGAAGAAAGGCGCCGAGAGGGGGCTAACTCCATTTGTCATCGGTAACATGATGTGCAGAAAGAGACTGAACGAGGAGTCGATGATTGAGGAGATGGTTCAGGAAGCTATGGATTCCGTGCTGCCAGGTTCGACTGAAGGCGCTTTCCTCGAGTGTGTGTCCACTATTATGGATCGCCGCCTCAATGAAATGGTGTAG